Proteins found in one Pseudomonadota bacterium genomic segment:
- a CDS encoding response regulator — translation MMNLCTNAYQAMFENGGILEINLQAVQVDKQLALQHPNLHVGQYVRLTVTDTGTGMDPYLLERIFEPYFTTKPLSEGTGLGLAVIHGIVMNLGGAITVQSRVGIGTSFNVFLPQLNVVAESESVGRELIPRGDERVLFVDDEEPLTVIGKKLLERLGYTVTVRTSSVEAFHAFQANPEKFDIVITDQMMPNMTGLQLSKKIKEIRKDIPVVLITGFSETLNMDAINDSGINEFALKPMTTNDIAQLIRKALETKEFSK, via the coding sequence ATGATGAACCTCTGTACCAACGCCTATCAGGCAATGTTCGAGAATGGTGGTATTCTTGAAATCAATTTACAGGCAGTGCAGGTTGATAAACAATTGGCACTGCAGCATCCCAATCTTCATGTGGGACAGTATGTCAGGCTTACAGTGACCGACACTGGAACGGGAATGGATCCGTATCTTCTTGAAAGGATTTTTGAACCATACTTTACCACAAAACCTCTTTCCGAAGGAACCGGGTTGGGTCTTGCGGTCATTCACGGCATTGTCATGAATCTGGGTGGTGCAATAACCGTCCAGAGCAGGGTAGGGATCGGTACATCTTTTAATGTTTTTCTCCCACAATTAAATGTCGTAGCGGAAAGCGAATCGGTAGGCCGCGAATTAATTCCTCGAGGCGATGAAAGGGTTTTGTTTGTCGACGATGAAGAACCGCTTACCGTAATCGGCAAGAAACTCCTTGAACGATTGGGATATACTGTCACCGTCCGAACGAGCAGCGTTGAAGCATTCCACGCTTTTCAAGCAAATCCTGAAAAATTTGATATTGTAATAACTGATCAGATGATGCCGAATATGACCGGCCTTCAATTAAGTAAAAAAATCAAAGAAATAAGAAAAGATATCCCTGTAGTCTTGATAACCGGATTCAGTGAAACCCTTAATATGGATGCGATTAACGATTCAGGAATAAATGAATTCGCTTTAAAGCCCATGACCACCAACGACATTGCACAGTTAATCCGCAAGGCCCTTGAGACGAAAGAGTTCAGCAAATGA
- the nifU gene encoding Fe-S cluster assembly protein NifU, with amino-acid sequence MWDYTDKVKDHFLNPRNVGEIEKPDGVGEVGSLACGDALKLMLQVDDHGKIIDAKFKTFGCASAIASSSALTEMVKGLTLDEAAKITNEDIADYLGGLPKEKMHCSVMGREALEAAIANYRGVTLPMAEGEVVCECFGVTDLEIRRAVQESNLRTVEEVTNFTKAGGGCGNCHDRILELILETRKGTRIEEAAVQKPKRLTNIQKIKLIEDVLEREIRPALKKDGGDIELIDVDGDFVLVSLRGACVSCAASQTTLKEYVEKKLREQVLDTLIVEEEKS; translated from the coding sequence ATGTGGGATTACACGGATAAAGTCAAAGATCATTTTTTAAACCCCAGAAATGTCGGCGAGATAGAAAAACCCGACGGGGTTGGCGAAGTCGGTTCCCTTGCATGTGGAGATGCGCTGAAACTCATGCTTCAGGTTGATGATCATGGAAAAATCATTGATGCCAAATTTAAAACTTTTGGATGTGCAAGCGCAATTGCTTCTTCTTCGGCATTAACGGAAATGGTTAAAGGACTTACCCTTGACGAAGCTGCAAAAATCACGAATGAAGATATTGCCGATTACCTTGGCGGCCTTCCAAAAGAAAAAATGCACTGCTCAGTAATGGGCCGCGAAGCGCTTGAAGCCGCCATCGCCAATTACCGCGGAGTTACCTTGCCAATGGCTGAAGGGGAGGTGGTTTGCGAGTGTTTTGGCGTAACCGATCTTGAAATCCGGCGTGCAGTCCAGGAAAGCAATTTAAGGACTGTTGAGGAAGTAACCAATTTCACCAAGGCAGGTGGCGGCTGCGGCAACTGCCACGACAGAATCCTTGAATTGATCCTGGAAACCAGGAAAGGCACCCGTATAGAAGAAGCTGCCGTCCAAAAGCCAAAACGCCTTACCAATATACAGAAAATCAAACTCATCGAAGATGTCCTTGAAAGAGAAATCCGGCCGGCTTTGAAAAAAGACGGCGGCGATATCGAGCTCATTGATGTTGATGGTGATTTTGTCCTTGTCTCTCTACGTGGCGCTTGTGTTAGCTGCGCCGCCTCACAGACGACATTAAAGGAATATGTTGAGAAAAAGCTCCGAGAACAGGTGCTTGACACGCTTATTGTTGAGGAGGAAAAATCATGA
- the nifS gene encoding cysteine desulfurase NifS codes for MTNGVEGAVVYMDNNATTRVAPEVVVAMQPYYSELYGNPSSMHTFGDKAGKAIVNARQQIASLLGAYPEEIIFTSCGTESDSTAILSALQSYPEKRHIVTTRVEHPAVKNLCEGMDKLTGHKHRLTQLPVSRDGMIDLAQYEASLDADTAIVSVMWANNETGVIFPVEEMAQIAKSRGILFHTDAVQAVGKIPINLSKTPIDFLSVSGHKLHAPKGIGVLYVRKGTPFVPFMIGGHQEKGRRGGTENVASIIALGLACELAQFNMDEENTRVRAMRDRLEKGLLELIPSSMLNGHQTERLPNTLNISFEYVEGEAILLHLDRFGICASSGSACTSGSLEPSHVLRAMGVPFTAAHGSIRFSLSIYNTEEEIDFILDKLPPVIDNLRSMSPFWESEHKGRVGRSGIHCGCNS; via the coding sequence ATGACAAACGGTGTAGAAGGGGCTGTGGTGTATATGGATAACAACGCCACAACCAGAGTCGCCCCGGAAGTGGTTGTGGCAATGCAGCCATATTATTCCGAACTCTATGGTAATCCATCCAGCATGCATACCTTCGGCGACAAGGCGGGCAAAGCAATCGTTAACGCACGTCAGCAGATCGCCTCCCTCCTCGGTGCTTACCCGGAGGAAATAATTTTTACCAGCTGCGGCACGGAAAGCGATTCAACCGCTATTCTTTCAGCCTTGCAGTCCTATCCGGAAAAAAGACATATCGTTACCACACGGGTTGAACATCCTGCCGTGAAAAACCTTTGTGAAGGCATGGATAAACTCACTGGACACAAACATCGTTTGACCCAGCTTCCCGTTTCAAGGGATGGAATGATCGATCTTGCGCAATATGAGGCAAGCCTGGATGCTGACACTGCAATTGTAAGCGTCATGTGGGCAAATAATGAGACAGGGGTAATTTTCCCGGTTGAGGAAATGGCACAAATCGCCAAAAGCCGCGGCATCCTCTTTCACACCGATGCAGTACAGGCGGTGGGCAAAATCCCGATTAATCTTTCAAAGACCCCGATTGATTTTCTTTCCGTTTCCGGTCATAAACTCCACGCGCCGAAAGGTATCGGCGTGCTGTATGTCAGAAAAGGTACGCCGTTTGTGCCGTTCATGATCGGCGGCCATCAGGAAAAAGGCCGTCGCGGCGGCACGGAAAATGTTGCCTCAATCATTGCATTAGGCCTGGCCTGCGAACTTGCTCAGTTCAATATGGATGAAGAGAATACCCGCGTACGTGCAATGCGGGACAGATTGGAAAAAGGACTCCTTGAACTAATCCCCAGTTCCATGCTCAATGGTCATCAGACCGAAAGGCTTCCCAATACGCTGAATATCAGTTTCGAATATGTGGAAGGAGAGGCTATCCTCCTTCATCTTGACAGATTCGGGATCTGTGCATCATCGGGTTCAGCCTGCACCTCAGGGTCGCTTGAACCTTCCCATGTTTTACGCGCAATGGGCGTCCCCTTTACCGCAGCCCATGGTTCCATCCGTTTCAGCTTAAGCATTTACAATACCGAGGAAGAAATCGATTTCATCCTTGACAAGCTCCCTCCGGTTATTGACAATCTTCGGTCCATGTCACCCTTCTGGGAATCCGAACACAAAGGACGAGTCGGCCGCAGCGGCATCCATTGCGGATGTAATTCATAA
- a CDS encoding formate--tetrahydrofolate ligase has protein sequence MAFDAVNMADWQISEAAEKNMPTPEEWTEKLGLQKDEVLPMGRLCKLDFLKIINRLKDKPDGKYIEVTAITPTPLGEGKSTTSCGLMEGMGKRGLNVGGALRQPSGGPTMNVKGTAAGGGNSLLIPMTEFSLGLTGDINDIMNAHNLGMVALTARMQHERNYNDEQLARLTGMRRLDIDPTRVEMGWIIDFCAQALRNIIIGIGGRTDGFTMQSKFGIAVGSELMAILAVATDLADLKERINNITVAFDKSGKPVTCRDLEVGNAMAAFMRNTINPTLMCTAEYNPCLVHAGPFANIAVGQSSIIADRVALKLFDYNITESGFAADIGFEKFWNVKCRYSGLKPHVSVLTATIRALKMHGGGPKVVAGKPLDDAYTKENVGLVEKGCENMVHLIGVIRKAGINPVVCINRFYSDTDEECKVVRRIAEAAGARCAESKHWELGGEGALEFADTVVEACNEENDFKFLYPLEMKLRDRVNVIAREVYGADGVDWSAEANAKAEMLEKDPKYADFATMMVKSHLSLSHDPTLKGVPKGWRLPIRDVLIYSGAKFLCPCAGTISLMPGTSSNPAFRRIDVDTETGKVSGLF, from the coding sequence ATGGCATTCGATGCTGTGAACATGGCAGACTGGCAGATATCAGAAGCTGCTGAAAAAAACATGCCCACACCGGAAGAGTGGACCGAAAAACTTGGACTTCAGAAGGATGAAGTGCTGCCCATGGGCAGACTGTGCAAGCTCGATTTCCTGAAGATCATCAACCGGCTCAAGGATAAACCGGATGGTAAATATATCGAAGTTACCGCGATTACTCCAACCCCACTGGGCGAAGGCAAGAGCACCACTTCATGCGGTTTGATGGAAGGCATGGGTAAACGAGGATTGAATGTTGGCGGCGCTCTGCGTCAGCCTTCAGGCGGCCCGACCATGAATGTCAAAGGCACTGCAGCCGGCGGCGGCAACTCCCTGTTGATCCCGATGACCGAATTTTCCCTGGGTCTCACCGGTGATATCAACGATATCATGAACGCCCATAACCTCGGTATGGTGGCGCTCACCGCCCGCATGCAGCATGAACGGAACTATAACGATGAGCAGCTTGCCAGATTGACCGGCATGCGGCGTCTCGATATCGATCCCACCCGGGTTGAGATGGGTTGGATTATTGATTTCTGCGCCCAGGCCTTGAGAAATATCATTATAGGTATCGGCGGACGCACCGACGGATTTACCATGCAATCCAAATTCGGTATTGCCGTGGGATCTGAGTTGATGGCCATCCTGGCTGTCGCCACAGACCTGGCTGACTTGAAAGAAAGAATCAACAATATCACCGTGGCCTTTGATAAGAGCGGCAAACCGGTTACCTGTCGTGACCTGGAAGTGGGTAACGCCATGGCTGCCTTCATGCGTAACACCATCAACCCAACCCTGATGTGTACGGCCGAGTACAATCCCTGCCTGGTCCATGCCGGTCCATTTGCCAATATTGCTGTGGGTCAGTCATCAATTATCGCCGACAGAGTAGCATTGAAACTTTTTGATTATAATATTACCGAGTCCGGTTTTGCAGCTGATATCGGATTTGAGAAATTCTGGAATGTCAAGTGCCGTTACTCCGGCCTCAAACCCCATGTCTCAGTTCTTACCGCGACTATCCGCGCCCTGAAGATGCACGGCGGCGGTCCCAAGGTAGTTGCCGGAAAACCTCTTGATGATGCATACACCAAAGAAAACGTGGGACTGGTTGAAAAGGGCTGTGAAAACATGGTCCATTTGATTGGAGTTATCCGCAAGGCCGGTATCAACCCAGTAGTCTGCATCAACCGTTTCTATAGCGATACCGATGAAGAGTGTAAAGTCGTTCGCAGGATCGCCGAGGCTGCCGGTGCTCGCTGCGCCGAGTCCAAACATTGGGAATTGGGTGGCGAGGGAGCCCTGGAATTCGCTGATACAGTTGTCGAAGCCTGCAACGAAGAAAACGATTTCAAATTCCTCTATCCACTGGAAATGAAGCTGCGTGATCGTGTAAATGTAATAGCTCGGGAAGTCTATGGTGCCGACGGGGTTGACTGGTCTGCCGAGGCTAATGCCAAGGCCGAAATGCTGGAAAAAGATCCCAAGTACGCCGACTTTGCCACAATGATGGTGAAAAGTCACCTGAGCCTCTCCCACGATCCGACCTTGAAAGGTGTACCCAAAGGCTGGCGGCTGCCCATCCGCGATGTGTTGATCTATTCCGGCGCTAAATTCCTGTGCCCCTGTGCCGGCACCATCAGCCTGATGCCGGGAACCAGTTCCAATCCGGCCTTCCGTCGTATTGATGTTGACACGGAAACCGGTAAAGTCTCAGGACTGTTTTAA
- a CDS encoding FAD-dependent thymidylate synthase produces MKVISPFYEILDHLDKQSMAIRIEACGRVCYKSEDKISAQSTEPFIKTILKHGHNSVMEMAVLTLKVTYDSESFAVQLFNTLPKYLIIDRTDKKELLISGSVRAFRELYQSNPSVKMIKAITGFLGERYPLFFSDLKPKAGWLQHEGIHIEKIPLDQVEKLSSDLLARHRHIAVKFTVNRAVTHEIVRHRPCSYLQESQRYCRYSEDKFDSQVTFIKPMFFEEGTEDYKKWEKAMIETEKIYLKLLKTSSPQAARTVLPNSCKTELITYANLIEWVHIFKLRTSRAAEPSMREVMIPLLDDFKKRFPTVFADLNVEN; encoded by the coding sequence ATGAAAGTTATCTCGCCGTTTTATGAAATTCTTGATCACCTTGACAAGCAGAGCATGGCAATTCGCATAGAAGCATGCGGTCGCGTTTGTTATAAGAGCGAAGATAAAATCAGCGCCCAATCCACTGAACCCTTCATTAAAACAATTTTAAAGCACGGACATAATTCAGTCATGGAAATGGCCGTTTTAACCCTGAAGGTCACCTATGACAGCGAGTCATTTGCTGTGCAGCTTTTCAATACATTGCCCAAATATCTGATAATTGATCGCACCGACAAAAAAGAACTGCTTATCAGCGGCAGCGTCAGAGCCTTCAGGGAACTTTATCAGTCCAACCCATCGGTCAAGATGATCAAAGCGATTACCGGCTTTCTGGGAGAACGCTACCCGCTTTTCTTTTCAGACCTGAAACCAAAGGCCGGCTGGCTGCAGCACGAAGGCATACATATTGAAAAAATACCGTTGGATCAGGTTGAAAAACTTTCTTCCGACCTTCTTGCCCGTCATCGACACATCGCTGTGAAGTTTACAGTCAACCGCGCTGTAACCCATGAAATCGTTCGCCACCGTCCTTGTTCCTATCTGCAGGAAAGTCAGAGATATTGTCGTTACAGTGAAGACAAATTTGACAGCCAGGTCACCTTTATCAAACCCATGTTTTTTGAAGAGGGGACTGAGGATTATAAAAAATGGGAAAAGGCGATGATTGAGACGGAAAAAATTTATCTGAAATTGCTGAAAACCTCTTCCCCGCAAGCGGCAAGAACCGTTCTACCCAATTCATGCAAGACCGAACTTATCACCTATGCCAATCTTATCGAGTGGGTTCATATTTTCAAATTACGCACGTCCCGTGCTGCGGAACCATCCATGCGAGAAGTTATGATCCCGCTTCTTGATGACTTCAAAAAACGATTTCCAACCGTATTTGCAGACTTGAACGTTGAAAATTAA
- a CDS encoding PAS domain-containing protein, with the protein MTEEKSQKPSYNDLEKKIRKLENQVKANVNAKKAFTEINDRYCRFLETVSNYVYTVDIEKGQPATAMHSPNCIAVTGYTPEEYDDNPDLWLKMVHTDDRQYVIDHTNRIHLGELIPPLEHRIYHKDASIRWIRNTIVPRFDDDGTLIAYDALVSDITELKKSEQEKGQLQAQLRQMQKMEAIGTLAGGIAHDFNNILGAILGFGSLAMEELGENHTARADLEQVLLAGNRAKDLVRQILTFSRQTEQDRHPLQVHLIIKETIKLLRASIPSTIISFQRSTPKAVRYWLIPQRFIKS; encoded by the coding sequence ATGACAGAGGAAAAATCTCAAAAACCCAGTTACAACGATCTTGAAAAGAAGATCAGAAAACTTGAAAATCAAGTTAAAGCCAACGTAAATGCCAAAAAGGCTTTCACTGAAATAAATGATCGTTATTGCAGATTTCTTGAAACAGTCAGTAATTACGTATACACCGTTGATATTGAAAAAGGACAACCCGCCACCGCCATGCACAGCCCGAATTGCATCGCAGTAACCGGGTATACGCCAGAAGAATATGACGACAATCCCGACCTCTGGCTGAAAATGGTCCATACGGATGACAGACAATATGTCATTGATCATACGAATCGTATTCATCTCGGTGAATTAATCCCGCCCCTTGAACACAGGATATATCATAAAGACGCCTCGATACGCTGGATCCGGAACACTATTGTGCCGCGGTTTGATGATGATGGGACGTTGATTGCCTATGATGCGCTGGTTTCAGATATAACCGAACTCAAGAAATCCGAGCAGGAAAAAGGACAACTCCAGGCTCAGCTCCGACAGATGCAGAAAATGGAAGCCATCGGCACTCTTGCAGGCGGTATTGCCCATGATTTCAATAATATCCTTGGTGCCATCCTTGGGTTTGGGTCGCTGGCCATGGAAGAACTTGGTGAAAACCATACTGCGCGAGCCGATCTGGAACAGGTCCTTCTCGCTGGAAACCGGGCCAAAGATCTCGTTCGCCAGATACTCACCTTCAGTCGGCAGACAGAACAGGACCGACACCCTCTTCAAGTTCATCTGATTATCAAAGAAACAATCAAGCTGCTGCGTGCGTCTATCCCGTCGACCATCATATCGTTTCAAAGATCGACCCCAAAAGCGGTCCGGTATTGGCTGATCCCACAGAGGTTCATCAAATCATGA
- a CDS encoding response regulator, producing MTNKHNILIIDDEVSIREILQRFLTREGFICSQAHDAEEALEKLETNAFSLALCDINMPGATGIDLLRTMHIKYPQLAVIMVTAVDDRETALNALELGAYGYVIKPFEMNEMLINISNALKRRALEIEHVKHQEELEFKVLEKTKELVAAEQEIRASREETIFRLARAAEFRDNETAQHTIRMSHYCGLLANKAGLPQELCAMIQIASPLHDVGKIGISDTILMKPGKLTFEEFETIKEHSDIGYRILAKSNSSFLELAASIAHTHHEKYDGSGYPRGLKGENIPIEGRISAICDVFDALTSDRPYKNAFTVEKALEIMREGHGTHFDAPLLDLFFKYIDQTLRIRKEFADKIEH from the coding sequence ATGACGAATAAACACAATATACTGATTATTGATGATGAGGTGTCGATCCGAGAGATTCTGCAACGTTTTTTAACCCGTGAAGGATTCATATGCAGTCAGGCCCATGATGCGGAAGAAGCCCTTGAGAAACTCGAAACAAACGCCTTTTCCCTTGCTCTCTGCGATATAAACATGCCAGGCGCCACAGGAATTGACCTGCTCCGGACCATGCATATAAAATATCCTCAACTGGCGGTTATCATGGTAACCGCGGTTGACGACCGCGAAACAGCATTAAATGCACTGGAACTTGGAGCCTATGGATATGTGATAAAGCCCTTTGAAATGAATGAAATGCTCATCAATATTTCAAATGCATTAAAACGCCGTGCACTGGAAATCGAACATGTAAAGCACCAGGAAGAACTTGAATTCAAAGTCCTTGAAAAAACCAAAGAGCTTGTTGCCGCTGAACAGGAAATCAGAGCCTCCCGTGAGGAAACTATTTTCCGGTTGGCCCGGGCCGCTGAATTCCGGGATAATGAAACAGCGCAACATACGATCAGAATGAGCCATTATTGCGGCTTGCTGGCAAATAAAGCCGGACTGCCTCAAGAATTATGTGCCATGATTCAGATTGCAAGTCCCCTTCATGATGTCGGCAAAATTGGTATTTCAGACACTATTTTAATGAAACCGGGAAAACTGACATTCGAAGAGTTTGAAACCATTAAAGAACACTCGGACATTGGATATAGAATACTGGCTAAATCAAATTCATCTTTCCTTGAATTGGCAGCTAGTATCGCCCATACCCATCATGAAAAATATGATGGTTCAGGGTATCCGCGAGGGCTCAAAGGCGAAAATATCCCTATTGAGGGAAGAATTTCAGCAATCTGCGATGTCTTTGATGCATTGACTTCCGACCGCCCCTACAAAAATGCATTCACCGTTGAAAAAGCCCTGGAAATTATGCGTGAAGGACACGGAACCCATTTTGACGCGCCTCTCCTTGATTTATTCTTCAAATACATTGACCAGACATTAAGAATCCGCAAAGAGTTTGCTGATAAAATAGAACACTAA